One genomic window of Paenibacillus xylanilyticus includes the following:
- the ilvB gene encoding biosynthetic-type acetolactate synthase large subunit, whose translation MGAQIPEVRSTDELREKWMKPEVISGSEILLRSLLLEGVECVFGYPGGAVLYIYDAMYGFEDFKHVLTRHEQGAIHAADGYARASGKVGVCIATSGPGATNLVTGIATAYMDSVPLVVITGNVISSLIGSDAFQEADITGITMPITKHSYLVKDVKDLPRVIHEAFHIANTGRKGPVLIDIPKDVSANKTLFEPITEPVTLRGYNPRTVPNKLQVDRLAQAIQEAERPMILAGGGVVYSGGHEALFEFVEKTGIPITTTLLGLGAFPSGHELWTGMPGMHGTYTSNQAIQQADLLINIGARFDDRVTGKLDGFAPHAKIVHIDIDPAEIGKNIATDIPIVGDVKTVLEIANKEVQRADRADAWRDQIKQWKQEKPYSYTDSEDELKPQWVVELLNDTTKGEAIVTTDVGQHQMWAAQYYKFNQPRSWVTSGGLGTMGFGFPSAIGAQMANPDRLVISINGDGGMQMCSQELAICAINNIPVKIVIINNQVLGMVRQWQEIIYENRYSHIDLAGSPDFVKLAEAYGVKGLRATNKEEAERAWQEALDTPGPVVVEFVVRKEENVYPMVPQGATIDQMLMGDAEE comes from the coding sequence ATGGGAGCTCAAATTCCAGAAGTACGATCAACAGATGAATTACGTGAAAAATGGATGAAGCCGGAGGTCATTAGCGGTTCTGAGATTCTGCTAAGAAGCTTGTTGCTGGAAGGTGTCGAGTGCGTATTCGGTTATCCGGGCGGAGCGGTGTTGTACATTTACGACGCGATGTACGGTTTCGAGGACTTCAAGCATGTACTGACTCGGCATGAACAAGGTGCGATTCACGCAGCAGACGGATATGCACGTGCAAGCGGTAAAGTTGGTGTTTGTATCGCAACCTCCGGTCCGGGAGCAACAAATCTTGTAACCGGAATTGCAACGGCATATATGGATTCCGTACCGCTCGTTGTCATTACGGGGAACGTCATTTCCAGCCTGATTGGTTCGGATGCTTTCCAGGAAGCGGATATCACGGGTATTACAATGCCAATTACCAAACACAGCTATCTGGTAAAAGACGTTAAAGATCTGCCGCGTGTCATTCATGAGGCATTCCATATTGCCAATACAGGACGTAAAGGTCCGGTGTTAATCGACATTCCGAAGGATGTTTCTGCCAACAAAACCTTGTTTGAGCCAATTACTGAACCAGTGACACTGAGAGGCTACAACCCTCGGACGGTGCCAAACAAACTTCAGGTTGATCGACTGGCTCAGGCCATTCAGGAAGCAGAGCGTCCGATGATCCTTGCAGGTGGCGGAGTCGTTTACTCCGGTGGACACGAAGCACTGTTCGAATTTGTTGAGAAAACAGGTATTCCAATTACAACGACACTTCTTGGACTGGGTGCTTTCCCAAGCGGACATGAACTTTGGACCGGAATGCCGGGTATGCACGGAACATACACGTCCAACCAGGCGATTCAACAAGCGGATCTGCTGATCAACATCGGAGCTCGCTTTGATGACCGGGTTACAGGTAAACTCGACGGTTTTGCACCACATGCCAAAATTGTGCACATCGATATCGATCCAGCAGAAATTGGCAAAAACATTGCGACGGATATCCCGATCGTTGGGGATGTGAAGACGGTACTCGAAATAGCCAACAAGGAAGTGCAGCGTGCCGACCGTGCGGATGCCTGGAGAGACCAGATCAAGCAATGGAAGCAAGAGAAGCCTTACAGCTACACGGATTCCGAAGACGAGTTAAAACCACAATGGGTAGTTGAGTTGTTGAATGATACAACCAAAGGTGAGGCGATCGTGACTACTGACGTTGGTCAGCATCAGATGTGGGCGGCGCAATACTACAAGTTCAATCAACCTCGCTCATGGGTAACCTCCGGCGGACTCGGAACAATGGGCTTTGGATTCCCTTCGGCAATTGGTGCACAGATGGCGAATCCGGACAGACTGGTCATCTCCATTAATGGCGATGGCGGAATGCAGATGTGTTCACAAGAACTGGCAATCTGCGCGATCAACAATATCCCGGTTAAGATTGTCATCATCAACAACCAGGTGCTTGGAATGGTTCGCCAGTGGCAGGAAATCATCTACGAGAACCGTTACAGTCACATCGATCTCGCAGGAAGCCCGGATTTTGTAAAACTGGCTGAAGCATATGGTGTAAAAGGACTGCGTGCCACGAACAAGGAAGAAGCTGAACGGGCATGGCAGGAAGCGCTGGATACACCTGGACCAGTCGTTGTAGAATTTGTTGTTCGCAAAGAAGAAAATGTATATCCAATGGTTCCGCAAGGAGCAACAATTGATCAAATGCTGATGGGGGATGCTGAGGAATGA
- a CDS encoding aldo/keto reductase: protein MQYTYLGKSGLKVSRICLGTMNFGPATDEKEAFRIMDAALDAGVNFFDTANVYGWGENSGLTEEIIGRWFSQGGGRREKVVLATKVYGSMHDETDGPNNDAGLSSYKIRRHLEGSLRRLQTDHVELYQMHHVDPAVSWDELWGAFENAVHQGKIGYVGSSNFAAWQIAIAQSEAKNRHFLGLVSEQHKYSLNCRLPELEVLPAAKELGLGVIPWSPLDGGLLGRNALQKLEGTRSGGIAERIEHHKTQLEEFAALCRDLGEPQDTIALAWVAANPAVTAPIIGPRTLEQFETALKCLEVTLDEAVLKRLDEIFPGPGGHAPNAYAW from the coding sequence ATGCAATACACGTACTTGGGAAAATCAGGTCTTAAAGTAAGCCGGATTTGTCTCGGCACCATGAATTTTGGGCCTGCTACAGACGAAAAAGAAGCATTCCGTATCATGGATGCAGCACTCGATGCTGGCGTTAACTTTTTTGATACCGCTAACGTTTATGGTTGGGGTGAAAATTCCGGCCTTACCGAGGAAATTATCGGTCGCTGGTTCAGTCAGGGTGGCGGCAGACGTGAAAAAGTGGTGCTTGCGACCAAGGTGTATGGTTCCATGCATGATGAAACGGACGGTCCCAACAACGATGCCGGACTCTCTTCCTATAAGATCAGACGTCATCTGGAAGGTTCCCTTCGCCGCTTGCAGACAGACCATGTAGAGCTATATCAAATGCATCACGTGGATCCGGCGGTTTCCTGGGACGAGCTATGGGGAGCATTTGAAAATGCTGTCCATCAAGGCAAAATTGGTTATGTCGGATCAAGCAACTTCGCTGCATGGCAGATTGCCATTGCTCAAAGCGAAGCAAAAAATCGCCATTTTCTCGGTTTGGTGTCCGAGCAGCATAAATACAGTCTTAACTGTCGTTTGCCTGAACTCGAAGTGCTGCCTGCAGCCAAAGAGCTGGGCCTCGGCGTGATTCCGTGGAGCCCACTGGATGGTGGCTTGCTGGGCCGCAATGCACTTCAGAAGCTGGAAGGCACACGCAGCGGCGGCATCGCGGAACGCATTGAACATCATAAAACCCAGCTTGAAGAATTTGCAGCACTGTGCCGCGATCTTGGTGAACCACAAGATACGATTGCTTTGGCTTGGGTTGCAGCCAATCCGGCAGTGACCGCACCAATCATCGGTCCTCGTACGCTGGAGCAGTTCGAAACTGCGCTTAAATGTCTTGAAGTCACATTGGATGAAGCGGTACTTAAACGCCTTGATGAGATATTCCCGGGTCCAGGTGGACATGCCCCTAACGCATATGCGTGGTAA
- the ilvN gene encoding acetolactate synthase small subunit gives MIRHTISILVNDQPGVLQRVSGLFGRRGFNIESITVGQSEEAGLSRMVIVTIGDDKTLEQIEKQLYKIIDVIKVVDFSLKPMVARELALIKVKAEPSERPEIMGVVETFRASVVDIGPSSLMVQVVGDTDKIDAMIELLKPYGIRELSRTGVTALVRGNV, from the coding sequence ATGATTAGACATACAATTTCGATTTTGGTCAACGATCAGCCTGGCGTCCTGCAGCGGGTATCTGGGTTGTTCGGTCGACGTGGATTCAACATTGAGAGCATTACGGTAGGTCAGTCCGAAGAAGCGGGCTTGTCCCGTATGGTCATTGTCACGATTGGTGACGACAAAACGCTGGAGCAGATTGAGAAACAGCTCTATAAAATCATTGACGTAATCAAAGTGGTGGATTTCAGTCTCAAGCCGATGGTTGCCCGTGAACTCGCTTTGATTAAAGTAAAAGCAGAACCTTCCGAACGCCCTGAAATCATGGGAGTGGTTGAAACGTTCCGTGCGTCGGTTGTCGATATTGGTCCAAGTAGTCTAATGGTTCAGGTTGTTGGAGATACCGACAAAATCGACGCCATGATCGAGCTGCTTAAGCCGTATGGCATTCGCGAACTCTCGCGGACTGGAGTAACTGCACTGGTACGTGGAAACGTATAA
- a CDS encoding ABC transporter permease encodes MDLLTIGQIINTTLVFATALIFASLGGIFSEKSGVTNLGLEGFMVFGAFAAGIGAHYAQEAGMGGTSSAWMGVLVAIALGVLVSLIHAVASITFKADQVISGIVINFLAAGSTLYLVKLLFEGSGDSPLVQGFSKFDVPLLKDIPLLGEALFKNVYPTTYLAIILVFLTYYILFKTPFGLRLRSVGEHPSAADTVGVKVRRYRYVGVMISGALAAIGGAAITLTTTGTFSHNTVSGQGYIAIAAMIFGKWNPIGAFGAAVFFGFSQAIRNYVQLFEWSQSIPQEIIYMLPYLLTIIVLIAAVGRSSAPSALGEPYDPGKR; translated from the coding sequence ATGGACTTGTTGACAATTGGGCAAATTATCAATACGACGCTTGTCTTTGCCACGGCATTGATTTTTGCTTCCCTTGGTGGAATATTCTCTGAAAAATCCGGTGTAACTAACCTGGGACTTGAAGGTTTTATGGTCTTTGGTGCGTTTGCAGCCGGAATTGGGGCCCACTATGCCCAAGAGGCAGGGATGGGTGGAACTTCCTCAGCCTGGATGGGGGTACTGGTTGCTATTGCATTAGGTGTCCTCGTATCTCTTATTCACGCTGTTGCATCGATTACGTTTAAGGCTGACCAGGTTATCAGTGGTATCGTCATTAACTTCCTGGCAGCAGGAAGTACACTATATTTGGTTAAATTGTTGTTTGAAGGATCAGGGGACTCACCTTTGGTGCAGGGCTTCAGCAAATTTGATGTGCCACTTCTCAAGGATATTCCTTTGCTCGGGGAAGCGTTGTTCAAGAACGTTTACCCGACAACATATCTGGCGATCATTCTTGTATTCCTGACGTATTACATTCTCTTCAAGACGCCATTCGGCCTTCGTTTGCGCTCCGTGGGTGAACACCCAAGCGCGGCTGATACTGTAGGTGTCAAAGTTCGTCGCTATCGTTATGTTGGTGTAATGATCAGTGGTGCACTGGCTGCGATCGGTGGAGCTGCTATCACACTGACAACAACAGGTACGTTCTCGCATAATACGGTTTCTGGTCAAGGATACATTGCGATCGCTGCGATGATCTTTGGTAAATGGAATCCAATTGGCGCATTTGGTGCTGCTGTATTTTTCGGTTTCTCACAAGCAATTCGAAACTATGTGCAGCTGTTCGAATGGTCTCAAAGTATTCCCCAGGAAATTATTTATATGCTGCCATACCTGCTCACGATTATTGTTCTTATCGCGGCAGTCGGACGTTCGTCAGCTCCGTCTGCACTCGGTGAACCGTACGATCCGGGGAAAAGGTAG
- the ilvC gene encoding ketol-acid reductoisomerase, with amino-acid sequence MPVTTYYEQDAELSVLKGKTIAVIGYGSQGHAQAQNLRDSGLNVVIGLREGKSFDTAKNDGFEVLSPAEATSRADVVQILLPDETQASVYKNEIEPNLKKGAALLFSHGFNVHFGQIVAPKDSDVLLVAPKSPGHMVRRTYVEGFGVPGLIAIEQDATGKAKDIGLAYAKGIGCTRAGVIETSFREETETDLFGEQAVLCGGVSALVKAGFETLTEAGYAPEMAYFECLHELKLIVDLMYEGGLASMRDSISNTAEYGDYVTGPRVVTEDTKKAMKEVLSDIQQGKFARDFILENQSGRAFLTATRRNEAEHPIEVVGGQLREMMHWIKK; translated from the coding sequence ATGCCAGTAACTACTTATTATGAACAGGATGCAGAGCTTAGCGTATTGAAAGGAAAAACGATTGCCGTAATTGGTTACGGTAGCCAGGGCCACGCCCAAGCACAAAACTTGCGTGATAGCGGTTTGAATGTAGTCATCGGACTTCGTGAAGGTAAATCGTTTGACACTGCAAAAAATGACGGATTTGAAGTATTGTCTCCAGCTGAAGCAACTAGCCGTGCAGATGTGGTTCAAATCTTGCTCCCTGACGAAACGCAAGCTTCTGTATACAAAAACGAAATCGAACCTAACCTGAAAAAAGGCGCAGCATTGCTCTTCTCCCACGGTTTCAACGTTCATTTCGGTCAAATCGTTGCTCCAAAAGACAGCGATGTTCTGCTGGTAGCTCCTAAGTCCCCTGGCCACATGGTACGTCGTACCTACGTGGAAGGATTCGGTGTACCGGGCCTGATCGCGATCGAGCAAGATGCAACAGGTAAAGCAAAAGACATCGGTCTTGCATATGCAAAAGGTATTGGCTGCACACGTGCAGGCGTTATCGAAACATCCTTCCGCGAAGAAACAGAAACAGACCTGTTCGGTGAGCAAGCGGTTCTGTGTGGCGGTGTAAGTGCCCTGGTAAAAGCTGGTTTCGAAACGTTGACTGAAGCTGGTTATGCTCCTGAAATGGCGTACTTCGAGTGTCTGCACGAATTGAAACTGATCGTTGACCTGATGTATGAAGGCGGACTTGCAAGCATGCGTGATTCCATCAGTAACACAGCCGAGTACGGTGACTATGTAACTGGACCTCGCGTTGTAACTGAAGATACGAAGAAAGCGATGAAAGAAGTCCTTTCCGATATCCAACAAGGTAAATTCGCACGTGACTTCATCCTGGAAAACCAATCCGGTCGTGCGTTCCTGACAGCAACTCGTCGCAACGAAGCTGAACACCCAATCGAAGTGGTTGGCGGACAATTGCGTGAAATGATGCACTGGATCAAGAAATAA
- the leuB gene encoding 3-isopropylmalate dehydrogenase, translating to MTDVKKIAVIAGDGIGPEVVAEAERVLKRTEEVFGYRFETEHALFGGIAIDEKGTPLPEETLTVCKSADAVLLGAVGGPKWDNNSKELRPETGLLGIRKALGLFSNLRPAVVFDCLKDASTLKPEVLEGTDLMVVRELTGGIYFGEKFRREGSQGQEAVDTCVYNVTEVERIVRQAFEIAQGRRKKLASVDKANVLETSRLWREVVNRVAPEYPDVEVEHVLVDNCAMQLLRRPASFDVIVTENMFGDILSDEAAMLTGSIGMLASASLGEGSFGLYEPVHGSAPDIAGQGLANPIATILSVALMFRTTFGYAEGADAIEAAVAEVLNAGHRTSDIAVDKSKAISTTEMGDLIVAAIRKQA from the coding sequence ATGACAGACGTAAAAAAAATTGCAGTCATCGCAGGTGACGGTATCGGTCCGGAAGTCGTAGCGGAAGCAGAGAGAGTACTTAAACGCACGGAGGAAGTTTTCGGTTATCGTTTTGAAACCGAGCACGCACTGTTTGGCGGAATTGCGATCGATGAAAAAGGCACACCTCTTCCAGAGGAAACACTTACCGTATGTAAAAGTGCGGATGCCGTGTTGCTCGGAGCCGTTGGCGGTCCAAAATGGGACAACAACAGCAAGGAACTCCGTCCGGAAACGGGTTTGCTGGGAATTCGCAAAGCGCTCGGATTGTTCTCCAACTTGCGCCCGGCAGTTGTGTTTGACTGCCTGAAGGATGCATCCACATTGAAACCTGAAGTACTGGAAGGCACGGACCTGATGGTGGTTCGGGAGCTGACAGGAGGCATTTACTTTGGTGAAAAATTCAGACGTGAAGGCTCCCAGGGGCAAGAAGCTGTGGATACCTGTGTATATAATGTAACGGAAGTGGAGCGAATTGTTCGTCAAGCATTCGAAATTGCTCAAGGACGCCGCAAAAAACTCGCATCTGTGGATAAAGCCAATGTACTAGAGACATCCAGACTATGGCGTGAAGTGGTAAACCGGGTAGCTCCGGAATATCCGGATGTTGAAGTGGAGCACGTTCTCGTTGACAACTGTGCGATGCAGCTGCTGCGTCGTCCAGCCAGCTTCGACGTCATCGTAACGGAAAATATGTTCGGAGATATCTTGAGTGATGAAGCAGCAATGCTGACAGGTTCAATCGGTATGCTGGCCTCTGCATCACTGGGCGAAGGCAGCTTCGGTCTGTACGAGCCGGTTCACGGTTCGGCGCCAGATATCGCTGGTCAAGGATTGGCCAATCCAATCGCAACGATTCTGTCTGTTGCACTTATGTTCCGTACAACCTTTGGTTACGCTGAAGGTGCGGATGCCATTGAAGCTGCTGTAGCTGAAGTGCTGAATGCAGGACACCGTACAAGTGATATTGCTGTAGATAAGAGCAAAGCCATCAGTACTACGGAAATGGGCGATCTGATCGTTGCAGCGATCCGTAAACAGGCATAA
- a CDS encoding GNAT family N-acetyltransferase, with the protein MIRQRNSRLDDGAIMSLIDSQLVPLSHMSTNEINKIRKDIPLRMNRGMTFVVSPDPNKEAVAFIHFLMHGELLYVDMMAVDTKEQRKRYGQTLLQKAENFAASRGCKRSKVMVDEGNTKGLQFYQKNGYSTVRYIMISRCYEMEKNI; encoded by the coding sequence GTGATTCGGCAACGCAATTCGAGGCTGGATGATGGCGCCATCATGAGTTTAATTGACTCGCAACTTGTTCCTCTATCCCATATGAGTACCAATGAAATCAACAAAATACGCAAAGACATACCCCTGCGTATGAACAGGGGCATGACCTTTGTTGTCTCACCGGACCCGAACAAAGAAGCTGTAGCATTTATACATTTTCTTATGCACGGCGAGTTGTTATATGTCGATATGATGGCCGTTGATACAAAGGAACAGCGAAAAAGGTACGGTCAGACTTTGCTGCAAAAAGCTGAAAACTTCGCCGCATCACGAGGCTGTAAAAGATCCAAAGTAATGGTCGACGAAGGCAATACAAAAGGGCTGCAGTTTTATCAAAAAAATGGATATAGTACCGTTCGTTATATTATGATAAGCCGCTGTTACGAAATGGAAAAGAATATTTAG
- a CDS encoding 2-isopropylmalate synthase, which yields MRKIYVFDTTLRDGEQSPGVNLNTREKVEIAHQLERLGIDRMEAGFPAASPGDLAAVNAVAKAVKNITVIGLSRSREQDIDAVREALKGAQDPCIHVFLATSPIHRQHKLRMDKAQVLDTARSAIRYAKKSFSKIEFSLEDAGRTEYDFLVEMVNMAVEEGASVVNIPDTVGYLSPYEYGNIFKHLKENVHGIEKVQLSAHCHNDLGMATANTLAAILNGADQIEGTINGIGERAGNTAIEEIAMALETRQEFFQAKTSLQLSEIARTSRLVSRLTGMVVPGNKAIVGANAFAHESGIHQDGMLKEKTTYEIMTPETIGLKESKLVLGKHSGRHAFRERLIELGYELDEEALNRAFAQFKDLADKKKEVTDEDLLAVIEEKLQDAPEIYKLESIFVTYGDESTPTAKVRIAMLDGNTVEQQAEGNGSVDAIYNAIDKVSGEEVTLSDYSIKSVTHGKDALGEVHVVLTQNQVSVQGRGVSTDILGASARAYVDGLNQLIEKRKTYTNRVNVNL from the coding sequence GTGCGTAAAATCTATGTATTCGACACAACGCTGCGTGATGGAGAACAATCCCCGGGAGTCAATTTGAACACTCGTGAAAAGGTGGAAATTGCCCATCAGCTCGAGCGGCTTGGGATTGACCGGATGGAAGCTGGTTTTCCGGCAGCATCTCCAGGCGATCTGGCAGCGGTAAATGCAGTAGCGAAAGCGGTTAAAAATATTACGGTTATCGGCTTGTCCCGCTCCAGAGAGCAGGATATTGACGCGGTTAGAGAAGCGCTGAAAGGTGCACAGGACCCGTGCATTCACGTATTTTTGGCAACTTCACCGATTCACCGCCAGCATAAATTGCGCATGGACAAAGCGCAGGTGCTGGATACGGCTCGTTCTGCTATTCGTTATGCGAAGAAGTCATTTTCCAAAATTGAGTTCTCTCTTGAAGATGCAGGCCGTACGGAGTATGACTTCCTTGTTGAAATGGTGAACATGGCTGTTGAGGAAGGCGCATCGGTAGTTAACATTCCGGATACAGTAGGGTATCTGAGTCCTTATGAGTACGGTAACATTTTCAAGCATCTCAAAGAGAATGTTCATGGTATTGAAAAAGTGCAGCTGAGTGCACATTGTCACAATGACCTGGGTATGGCAACCGCTAATACACTTGCCGCCATTTTGAACGGTGCAGATCAGATCGAAGGTACGATTAACGGAATCGGTGAGCGTGCCGGAAATACGGCAATCGAAGAGATTGCCATGGCACTGGAGACACGTCAGGAATTCTTCCAGGCCAAAACTTCTCTGCAGCTTTCGGAAATTGCACGTACCAGCCGGCTCGTTAGCCGTTTGACAGGAATGGTTGTTCCAGGAAACAAAGCCATTGTTGGTGCGAACGCCTTCGCACATGAATCCGGTATTCATCAGGATGGTATGCTGAAAGAAAAAACAACTTACGAGATCATGACGCCAGAGACAATCGGTCTGAAGGAAAGCAAGCTCGTACTGGGTAAACACTCTGGACGCCACGCGTTCCGTGAGCGCTTGATTGAGCTGGGTTATGAACTGGATGAAGAAGCACTGAATCGTGCTTTTGCCCAATTCAAAGATCTGGCAGACAAGAAAAAAGAAGTCACGGATGAGGACTTGCTCGCGGTGATCGAAGAGAAGCTGCAGGATGCTCCTGAGATTTACAAACTGGAGTCCATCTTCGTGACATATGGGGATGAATCGACTCCGACAGCCAAAGTCCGTATCGCTATGCTTGACGGTAACACCGTTGAACAGCAAGCGGAAGGTAATGGTTCCGTTGATGCCATTTACAATGCGATTGACAAGGTGAGCGGGGAAGAGGTTACACTGTCCGATTACTCCATCAAGTCGGTTACACATGGTAAAGATGCACTCGGTGAAGTGCATGTTGTATTGACACAGAACCAGGTTTCCGTTCAGGGGCGCGGTGTAAGCACTGATATTCTGGGTGCAAGTGCACGTGCTTATGTGGATGGCCTTAACCAGCTGATTGAGAAACGTAAAACATACACCAACCGTGTCAACGTGAATCTGTAA
- a CDS encoding ABC transporter permease encodes MSKVLKWFTRDSFILPIVAILMGLILGGIVMLIGGYNPIDAYGALFKKVFGDMYNFGEAVREMTPLIMTGLAFAFAARAGLFNIGGEGQFLVGMTAATFVGVKFTGLPIYIHAPLALIAGAVFGGLWAAIAGYLKAARGVNEVISSIMLNWIGLYLANLIVRQFLLLQGENRSVDISESASISLTWLSELMGNSRVHLGTLIALVMAVLFYIYMWKTKQGYEIRAVGHNPNAAEYAGMHVNRNIVKAMFISGMLAGLGGAFQVLGVFQYQTVMSGSPGTGFDGIAVALIGLNHPFGVLLGALLFGTLTYGSAGMSFAADVPPEIIRIVIGSIIFFIAAQGIVRWVLKPFYSKRKKEKVL; translated from the coding sequence ATGAGTAAAGTATTGAAATGGTTTACCCGTGATTCCTTTATTTTGCCTATCGTTGCAATCCTTATGGGGTTAATTCTGGGCGGTATCGTTATGCTTATTGGAGGATACAACCCAATTGATGCATATGGCGCATTGTTCAAGAAAGTCTTTGGTGACATGTACAACTTCGGAGAAGCAGTGCGTGAAATGACACCTTTGATCATGACAGGTCTTGCCTTTGCATTTGCAGCCCGTGCGGGACTGTTTAATATCGGTGGAGAAGGTCAGTTTCTTGTCGGTATGACTGCAGCCACGTTTGTAGGAGTTAAGTTTACAGGTCTCCCGATTTATATTCATGCTCCGCTGGCTTTGATTGCTGGTGCAGTATTTGGTGGTCTGTGGGCAGCCATTGCAGGTTACCTCAAGGCCGCTCGCGGGGTGAACGAAGTTATCAGCAGTATCATGCTGAACTGGATTGGTCTGTATCTGGCCAACCTGATTGTACGGCAATTTTTGCTGCTTCAAGGGGAAAACCGTTCAGTAGATATTAGTGAATCAGCTTCAATCAGCTTGACTTGGTTGTCTGAACTAATGGGCAACTCCCGTGTTCACCTGGGTACATTGATAGCCTTGGTTATGGCGGTTCTCTTTTATATCTATATGTGGAAAACGAAGCAAGGGTATGAAATCCGCGCTGTAGGCCACAACCCGAATGCGGCTGAATATGCAGGTATGCATGTGAATCGCAATATCGTAAAAGCCATGTTTATCAGTGGTATGCTTGCGGGTCTTGGTGGAGCTTTCCAGGTACTTGGTGTATTCCAGTATCAGACAGTTATGTCGGGATCTCCAGGAACAGGTTTTGACGGCATTGCCGTTGCCTTGATTGGTTTGAACCATCCGTTTGGTGTGCTCCTGGGGGCGTTGCTATTTGGTACGCTTACCTATGGATCTGCTGGTATGAGCTTTGCTGCGGATGTACCGCCAGAGATTATTCGGATTGTAATTGGTTCGATTATCTTCTTCATTGCGGCACAAGGCATCGTGCGCTGGGTACTTAAACCGTTCTACTCCAAGCGCAAGAAAGAGAAGGTGTTGTAG